TGTCGGCGGACGTCGACCAGCCGGGTGCGTACTCCGCCGAGATCGGTGCCAGCACCGATACGCCGTACCCCGTGGCCGAGGTGCCGGTGTCGATGGACGTCACTGCACCGAGGTCGTGGGGCAAGCTAGTCGGCACGGTCACCTCAGCGGACGGTGACCCACTGGAGGGCGCCATCGTGCAGCTGAACGGTGGCCGCGGGTACAGCGCGACGCTGGTCACCGAGGACGACGGTACGTACGCGTACTGGGTCGACTCGAGGTTCAGCCCACTCCGGCTGGTCGTCTCGCTCGAGGGCTACGTGCCCGAGTCGGCGACGGCCCGTCTCAAGGCTGGACAGACGGTCAGGAGGGACTTCTCTCTCGACCCGCTCCCGTAGCGCGCGCCCACTAGGAGGTGACACACGTGAGGCCCGTCCCGCAAGGGGCGGGCCTCACGCCGCTGGGTCGACATCGGGCGCCTAGCGTCCCTCCACGACCTCGATCAGCTGGTCGGCGACCAGGCCGTGCGACTCGCGGTGCACGGTGGCCGCGGCCTCGGGGTCGGGTGCCTCGACGAGGCAGAAGATCTTGCCGTCCGCCTCC
The Actinomycetota bacterium DNA segment above includes these coding regions:
- a CDS encoding carboxypeptidase-like regulatory domain-containing protein, with product SADVDQPGAYSAEIGASTDTPYPVAEVPVSMDVTAPRSWGKLVGTVTSADGDPLEGAIVQLNGGRGYSATLVTEDDGTYAYWVDSRFSPLRLVVSLEGYVPESATARLKAGQTVRRDFSLDPLP